In Tachysurus fulvidraco isolate hzauxx_2018 chromosome 1, HZAU_PFXX_2.0, whole genome shotgun sequence, a single window of DNA contains:
- the slc8a1a gene encoding sodium/calcium exchanger 1a isoform X1, whose product MGQSDTPRLHRPSLSLFFIFIFHELQDVAAGGSKHHEASVPANNTESCSGTYECKEGVILPLWRPENPSFGDKLARATIYFVAMAYMFLGVSIIADRFMASIEVITSQEKVITIKKPNGETTTTTVRIWNETVSNLTLMALGSSAPEILLSVVEVCGHNFNAGDLGPNTIVGSAAFNMFVIIGLCVSVIPDGDHRKVKHLRVFFVTAAWSIFAYTWLYMILAVFSPGIVEVWEGLLTLFFFPICVVFAWIADRRLLFYKYVYKRYRVGKQRGMIIETEGEPELQSKTDVEMDRKMLSFLDGTVDASEEMDEQETRREMARILKELKQKHPEKDMEQLAEIANYQLLSLQQKSRAFYRCQTTRLMTGAGNILKKHAADQARRALGTYELRSEVSDTDHSSKIFFYPASYQCLENCGSVALNVVRRGGDLTSMVSVNYQTEDGTANAGSDYKFTEGIIVFKPGETEKEIRVEIIDDDIFEEDEHFLVHLSNVRVLSEGTNHEDSMSNHVDSLAGLGLPSTATVTIFDDDHAGIFMFEEPVMHVSESIGVMEVKVVRMSGARGVVAVPYKTIAGTAKGGGEDFEDTYGVLEFENDEISIM is encoded by the exons ATGGGACAATCAGACACTCCACGCCTCCACCGTCCATCACTCAGTCTGTTCTTCATATTTATATTCCATGAGCTCCAGGACGTTGCTGCTGGAGGATCCAAGCATCATGAAGCTTCAGTTCCAGCTAATAACACTGAAAGCTGCTCAGGTACCTACGAGTGTAAAGAAGGAGTGATCCTGCCACTATGGAGGCCAGAAAACCCATCGTTTGGAGACAAGCTGGCGAGAGCCACCATCTATTTCGTTGCTATGGCATACATGTTCCTCGGGGTCTCCATCATTGCGGACCGTTTTATGGCATCCATCGAGGTCATCACATCACAAGAGAAGGTAATCACCATCAAAAAGCCGAACGGagaaaccaccaccaccacggtGCGCATCTGGAATGAAACCGTGTCTAATCTCACCCTGATGGCATTGGGATCATCTGCTCCAGAGATCCTGCTATCTGTCGTGGAGGTTTGTGGACACAACTTTAACGCAGGTGATCTGGGGCCGAACACCATCGTGGGCAGTGCCGCCTTCAACATGTTCGTCATTATTGGACTTTGTGTTTCTGTCATCCCTGATGGCGATCATCGCAAAGTAAAACATCTCAGAGTGTTCTTCGTCACTGCAGCTTGGAGCATCTTTGCTTACACCTGGCTCTACATGATCCTGGCTGTGTTTTCTCCAGGCATCGTGGAGGTGTGGGAGGGTTTACTGACACTCTTCTTCTTCCCCATATGCGTGGTGTTCGCGTGGATTGCTGACCGCAGACTTCTGTTCTACAAATATGTTTACAAAAGATATCGAGTCGGGAAGCAGCGAGGAATGATTATTGAGACTGAAGGAGAACCTGAACTCCAGTCGAAAACAGACGTTGAAATGGACAGAAAGATGCTCAGCTTTCTAGATGGGACTGTGGATGCATCTGAGGAGATGGATGAGCAGGAAACCAGAAGAGAAATGGCAAGGATTTTAAAagaactgaaacagaaacatcCAGAAAAAGACATGGAACAGCTAGCAGAGATCGCTAACTACCAACTGCTCAGCCTGCAACAGAAGAGTCGAGCGTTTTATCGCTGCCAGACCACAAGGCTTATGACCGGTGCAGGAAACATCCTGAAGAAACATGCAGCAGACCAGGCCAGAAGAGCACTCGGCACCTATGAACTACGATCTGAGGTTTCAGACACTGATCATTCCTCAAAGATCTTTTTCTATCCCGCTTCATACCAGTGTTTGGAAAACTGTGGCTCAGTGGCACTGAATGTGGTGCGACGTGGAGGTGACTTGACCAGCATGGTTTCTGTAAACTACCAAACAGAAGACGGCACTGCCAACGCGGGCTCCGATTACAAGTTCACCGAGGGCATCATCGTCTTCAAACCAGGTGAGACTGAGAAGGAAATCCGAGTGGAAATCATTGATGATGACATCTTTGAAGAAGATGAGCATTTCCTGGTCCACCTGAGCAATGTCAGGGTTCTGTCTGAGGGAACAAACCATGAGGATTCAATGTCCAATCATGTGGACAGCCTGGCGGGCCTGGGACTTCCATCCACTGCCACAGTGACCATCTTTGATGACGATCACGCTGGGATCTTTATGTTTGAGGAACCAGTGATGCACGTCAGTGAGAGCATCGGGGTGATGGAGGTGAAAGTGGTGAGGATGTCTGGAGCTCGAGGAGTTGTTGCAGTTCCATATAAAACCATCGCTGGAACAGCTAAAGGAGGAGGTGAGGACTTTGAGGATACCTACGGAGTCCTGGAGTTCGAGAACGATGAGATCTC CATCATGTGA
- the slc8a1a gene encoding sodium/calcium exchanger 1a isoform X2, which produces MGQSDTPRLHRPSLSLFFIFIFHELQDVAAGGSKHHEASVPANNTESCSGTYECKEGVILPLWRPENPSFGDKLARATIYFVAMAYMFLGVSIIADRFMASIEVITSQEKVITIKKPNGETTTTTVRIWNETVSNLTLMALGSSAPEILLSVVEVCGHNFNAGDLGPNTIVGSAAFNMFVIIGLCVSVIPDGDHRKVKHLRVFFVTAAWSIFAYTWLYMILAVFSPGIVEVWEGLLTLFFFPICVVFAWIADRRLLFYKYVYKRYRVGKQRGMIIETEGEPELQSKTDVEMDRKMLSFLDGTVDASEEMDEQETRREMARILKELKQKHPEKDMEQLAEIANYQLLSLQQKSRAFYRCQTTRLMTGAGNILKKHAADQARRALGTYELRSEVSDTDHSSKIFFYPASYQCLENCGSVALNVVRRGGDLTSMVSVNYQTEDGTANAGSDYKFTEGIIVFKPGETEKEIRVEIIDDDIFEEDEHFLVHLSNVRVLSEGTNHEDSMSNHVDSLAGLGLPSTATVTIFDDDHAGIFMFEEPVMHVSESIGVMEVKVVRMSGARGVVAVPYKTIAGTAKGGGEDFEDTYGVLEFENDEIS; this is translated from the coding sequence ATGGGACAATCAGACACTCCACGCCTCCACCGTCCATCACTCAGTCTGTTCTTCATATTTATATTCCATGAGCTCCAGGACGTTGCTGCTGGAGGATCCAAGCATCATGAAGCTTCAGTTCCAGCTAATAACACTGAAAGCTGCTCAGGTACCTACGAGTGTAAAGAAGGAGTGATCCTGCCACTATGGAGGCCAGAAAACCCATCGTTTGGAGACAAGCTGGCGAGAGCCACCATCTATTTCGTTGCTATGGCATACATGTTCCTCGGGGTCTCCATCATTGCGGACCGTTTTATGGCATCCATCGAGGTCATCACATCACAAGAGAAGGTAATCACCATCAAAAAGCCGAACGGagaaaccaccaccaccacggtGCGCATCTGGAATGAAACCGTGTCTAATCTCACCCTGATGGCATTGGGATCATCTGCTCCAGAGATCCTGCTATCTGTCGTGGAGGTTTGTGGACACAACTTTAACGCAGGTGATCTGGGGCCGAACACCATCGTGGGCAGTGCCGCCTTCAACATGTTCGTCATTATTGGACTTTGTGTTTCTGTCATCCCTGATGGCGATCATCGCAAAGTAAAACATCTCAGAGTGTTCTTCGTCACTGCAGCTTGGAGCATCTTTGCTTACACCTGGCTCTACATGATCCTGGCTGTGTTTTCTCCAGGCATCGTGGAGGTGTGGGAGGGTTTACTGACACTCTTCTTCTTCCCCATATGCGTGGTGTTCGCGTGGATTGCTGACCGCAGACTTCTGTTCTACAAATATGTTTACAAAAGATATCGAGTCGGGAAGCAGCGAGGAATGATTATTGAGACTGAAGGAGAACCTGAACTCCAGTCGAAAACAGACGTTGAAATGGACAGAAAGATGCTCAGCTTTCTAGATGGGACTGTGGATGCATCTGAGGAGATGGATGAGCAGGAAACCAGAAGAGAAATGGCAAGGATTTTAAAagaactgaaacagaaacatcCAGAAAAAGACATGGAACAGCTAGCAGAGATCGCTAACTACCAACTGCTCAGCCTGCAACAGAAGAGTCGAGCGTTTTATCGCTGCCAGACCACAAGGCTTATGACCGGTGCAGGAAACATCCTGAAGAAACATGCAGCAGACCAGGCCAGAAGAGCACTCGGCACCTATGAACTACGATCTGAGGTTTCAGACACTGATCATTCCTCAAAGATCTTTTTCTATCCCGCTTCATACCAGTGTTTGGAAAACTGTGGCTCAGTGGCACTGAATGTGGTGCGACGTGGAGGTGACTTGACCAGCATGGTTTCTGTAAACTACCAAACAGAAGACGGCACTGCCAACGCGGGCTCCGATTACAAGTTCACCGAGGGCATCATCGTCTTCAAACCAGGTGAGACTGAGAAGGAAATCCGAGTGGAAATCATTGATGATGACATCTTTGAAGAAGATGAGCATTTCCTGGTCCACCTGAGCAATGTCAGGGTTCTGTCTGAGGGAACAAACCATGAGGATTCAATGTCCAATCATGTGGACAGCCTGGCGGGCCTGGGACTTCCATCCACTGCCACAGTGACCATCTTTGATGACGATCACGCTGGGATCTTTATGTTTGAGGAACCAGTGATGCACGTCAGTGAGAGCATCGGGGTGATGGAGGTGAAAGTGGTGAGGATGTCTGGAGCTCGAGGAGTTGTTGCAGTTCCATATAAAACCATCGCTGGAACAGCTAAAGGAGGAGGTGAGGACTTTGAGGATACCTACGGAGTCCTGGAGTTCGAGAACGATGAGATCTCGTAA